The sequence below is a genomic window from Glycine max cultivar Williams 82 chromosome 20, Glycine_max_v4.0, whole genome shotgun sequence.
TTACAGTAAGAAAATATGTTCCGGATGTGATGACAATTGCTTGATATATTTGAGATCTTCTTGATCTCAAACTTCTAATAAAAAGAGAATGAAGATAGCaggttattttttacttttaaacgtttcaaatattatttatttttggatcaacaatttttttttcaaaaagattaaacatcaaacaaaagagtaaacaaGACAGCAGCTCCCGTCTATGGGCAGTTGCTTCCTGCGTACCACAAATTGCTTTCTGACTAATCcggaatgtttttttttgtttgtttgttttttggaTTGGCCAATCCGGAATGTAATTTTACCTGATTGGTTAATCCGGAAAGTTTAAAGGGTGCAGGAAGTGATTTTTTAGGTGCACTGCCCCGTTTATTTTCAATGGCTTAAAGTTCTGAAACCCATCCATAAAGCAATTGATTTGGGCCCTTAGCCTCTAACCTCTCACCGTTTTTATGTTAATGTATTCAAAACTGCATCACTTGACTCTTTTTTGTTTCCTCTAGGTGGGACATAAGAATACAGCCATCCGTTGCAGAAGAATTCTTTAGCATGAGGTCGTGACAAGGCTCATGGCTGGTGGTGGAAAACCTAGGACAACTTTTTAGAagttttaaatgaaaatgttttaacTTGTACAATTATTGACAATCAAATCAGtatcaatttgaattttcaacttaaagaaatttttgttgttgctgctgcattTTGTACTTTGCTAATATTACATACCGAATGCTACTCAATTCATTGCCTATTCATATTCTTTTTATGCACTTAAAAGTGTTGTGGTGTAAGTATCGCAGTATATACAATTTGCCTGTGAAACGGAATTGATATCTTTTTTATGGGAAAATGGTGTGTTGAAAACTTCATTAAGAAATAGTATTGTTGAccaatcaaacaaaaaacatgACAGCTGCAAATTTGGATCTTGATGGGGAAAGTTAACATTTTCTAAATGAGTGAAAAGTTAATTAGATCGGCAtgtggaaaataaaattataatgacaCTTAAAAATTCGTGAGTTCGCGCATATTTTTAATTCACTGACCATCTCATTTTACTCATTTTGTCATGTGTATCTAAAACTCCTTAATCTCCAAGTCCCTCAAATAAAGAAGCCATTAAGATATAGGTCTAGTGCCAAGTATTTGATTGAGCTCGATCCTACCACACCTTTATTTCGAGTTCACTCGAAGGATTTTTGAAACTGCTCACACTTCAACAACCCTTGTATAAAAGCCTTTGTGCAGTCCTCGAACCTGTCATCTTTGGCCTTACTATTTTGGCTTATGGCCAAATAGAATTCAAAGATGACAGTCTCTGTCAGTGAAGCATCTACCAATTAACATAGCATTACATTTTGCGATTTAACAAATCATAAAGTTTGAAACAGACGTAGTTCGGACAAGGGTAAAATGTATGTTTGAGTATTACTCAGAATGGAATATCACCTCATTCATTTTGAAGGTTAAAAATGCATGCACCGTTCTATGTTGTAATTTGAGGTTTCTCTGCAGATTTTCACGTAGCTCTGTAAGCTCCAAAGccttgaaagttaaaaatctcTCAAATATTAAGTTCCTATTTCCCAGTTTTGATGATTAAATAGCATACTATACAAAATTTTGTGATGCAATGATACTGATAATTACATGCCTGAGTATGAAACGATGAACTAGAAATGTATGTCATACCTATACCATTGTTTTCCCTCCACATAGATCACATACAGTATACCCTAGGCCTTCACAATATGGGCATTTTGTACCCTCGTCCACCCATTCCAAAAACTGCATTAAAGAATTCATTGATAAGTTCAATAGCCTGTGCAGCACAAGTAAATAGTAAATACCTATAAAagtcaattttcttaaaatgcgTATGTATTTCATACTTGAGGTTCAATATTTGGCTCGCCAGATCCATCACATTCTGCAATTAAAGAAATGGAAGTTGACTGGAGATttccacaataaaaaataatacatttggAAACCAGTATCATACAGACATCATCAGTCTCTGTCAGAAACTAATATAGTGGTTACCCCTAGAATGctcattataatttataagatacCCGAATGAGAGATTAAACCACTCAAAATCTCGCTGCTCCATTGGAGCATAGGGCCATGCCTGCTATCATGACAGTAATTCCTAAATTCATACGATAGAAATGACGATGTTGGATAGAAGTATAAGACTGGAGAGATTATGGTTGATTTTTCAATGGTCCACAAATCGAATCTCAAGTAGAGACAATTTTGAGTAGTCAAGATGGGATCCTAGAGTTCATAAAACTTCTTTTTAGGCTGTAATCAAGTAACTAGCATGAATAAGGATTTAGAACAAGCCTTCTCAACCAGCTGAATTTATGAAGAAAATGAACAGGCTTCACTAAAACCTAAATAGTGGCTAGACAATGTATAGAAAGTCTATGTAGAATTCATGTTGGAGGAATCAGATTTATACAAGACATTTGAACAACTTTGTCCAACGAAGGAAATGGCAGAACCTAAGGAATCAAAGGAACCAATCATTGAATAGGTAGATGAAGCTATAATGATAGGGCCCTATTGAATACTGTGATGGTTTCACTTTCATCCAATGATCCTCCTAATGATGAGCATAGTGATAGCAGAAAAAGGAGAGTTAGTtggaaaaatatgtaatttatttgCATTCCCATAAAGTTGGTCAACTAGTGGGACAAGACCACTATCTATCTTTTAAGAAGCTATTGCATGACACTGCATTGCTACCTAAGATATTAATTCctccaaacaaaaatatatagaagGAATGGGTACGTGAGAAAATTGATGTTTGCTTGGCATGAGGATTGAAAAGAATTATATTCTAGTAGTAGAAAATACATTATACTTTTTGAGAACTGTTATGTTTCTTGGAgcttttatcaaattaaaagtgAATTTACTGTGAGGTTTGTCTTCCAGAACAATGATCAATGAACATACTAGCAAATAATGACAGTTTCATTGAAATACAACAGATAAATTGCATACCTGTACACAGCAAGCGACCTTCCCCACGACATTGAAGGCATTTTGTCGTTACATCCTTGTTCTTGCTCCTATCAACTCCATTCCTTGTGAAAAGTCTTGATGGTTCTTCCCACCGATTCTCTCCAAGGAGAAAAACTCCCCGGTGGGAGACTTCTGTTCCCTTATCACTTTTCACATCTTTTTGCTGACCCTCTGAATTTTCTGCCACTGAAGCAACTGCAGCTCCATTTTCAACTTCCTATAATTCACAAAATGATGAACATACAAATTCAAGTATTTTACAGTTTGAATATTTTGCCTCTTTGTTGAATTAGAGATATAATAAAACCATTCCTAGGTTTCCTCCATCCAAAAGCTTAAAGTTTTAGTAGATTGTGTCCTTGCTAATTGTCAAGTTGTGAATACATCCATGCACactatcaaaatcaaaattgcagtaaaacatgtaataaaattaatgcagaaaattaaaagaaaaagatccaAAATTATGTCTTATTAAAatctaatgatatatatatagatttccATCAAGAATACATAAACTATCCTCTTTAGTTAGGACCAAGCAGTCACGTGATTGATCCCCAAGCACATGCGATTAACTGTGTGTTTGATTCCACGTCTCAGGAGAAGACATGAGTCAAGATGAAGCTACTCAGAGTAACTGAGTAACATCCacattttttggtgattttgatGTGAATTTTAGTTGGAAGGTACCTAATTGATGGGAATCCCAACAGACACTAAAGTTACTAGTATTTTTGGACAATGCATTCAAGATAAACTCTTAAAAATTGTGGCAGGTTCTCAGCATTCAAAAagggataaaaaattaaatttgatataacCAGAATAGCATACCTTTGGCAAAACAGTAGTAGATTGTTTGTCTTGAGTCGCACTGCCGGTGTCCTTATTCCTTATCTCCAAATACAACCTTTCAAGAAGTTCAGCTGTCATGATACCATCCTCAGGAGCACCTAATGCAGCcttttaaacaaataatcacACAACCATCAgaatcacaaaaacaaaaatgtccaGGCATAGCATGTACatcatataaaatgaaaattaatccaAGACAAATTTTCCTCTCTTCACatcaaaaatcatatattatgcAGAACAATACTAACTTGCCAAGTCTTCACAGCACGCTCGGTTCCACTTGAGAAGCTGGAATACTCCATGTCTTCCTCGCCAGAGTAAAACCCCAATTTCAACAATGCTTCCTGATATTTCAACAATGCACCAAGTAAGATTTACATGGCACCAATTATCCACGTGCAGATTGCAACAAACAAATCTTCGTACTAGTAGATAATTAAGGTCTTATTTGAATAAACTTCTCCCTAAGCACACTCATATGAGAAGTAAATAAGATCAAATGAATCGAGTTTCTCTcgtaagctaaaatcaacttaagcACTTCAAATTTTGGAGAAGTTAGATGAGAAAACTTCTGCAAAAGTTAAgtgaacaaatttattttagctTATAAGTGAAGCTCAATTCATTTAATCTTCTTAGGTTCTATCCAAATATGCCTATATATCatttataaacataataaacagaatatatatagaaaagaaaaagtagaaaaaacgaaaatgaacCTGCATCTGTCGA
It includes:
- the LOC100808436 gene encoding protein disulfide isomerase pTAC5, chloroplastic isoform X1 — protein: MSSTLLPVTATPIFTLTKTLPLPKPYLLSYKFKFNTLVRRCSLSDHEEQRWLREEQRWLRDEHRWLREEQRWARERDQLLREIADLKLQIQALERRLLTRDLSSPASISDAVANVTLLLQVLKDKNLVLESGSSLRNTEEVKQLEEVVEHVKEVVVVEESARVEKRISLRIGSEGEEVRQMQEALLKLGFYSGEEDMEYSSFSSGTERAVKTWQAALGAPEDGIMTAELLERLYLEIRNKDTGSATQDKQSTTVLPKEVENGAAVASVAENSEGQQKDVKSDKGTEVSHRGVFLLGENRWEEPSRLFTRNGVDRSKNKDVTTKCLQCRGEGRLLCTECDGSGEPNIEPQFLEWVDEGTKCPYCEGLGYTVCDLCGGKTMV